A genome region from Dethiobacter alkaliphilus AHT 1 includes the following:
- a CDS encoding Rne/Rng family ribonuclease: MQKKIVINCDNKQTRVAVLEEDKPVEIYLERPVHQRVVGNIYKGVVANVLPGMQAAFVDIGLERNAFLYVDDALLPEESNNSRGKKKIEELLRPGEEVMVQVVKEPFGSKGARLTRQITIPGRHLVLMPSAEYTGVSRRIEDPDERERLRQIIAEIRPEGHGLIVRTVAEGLDDDAFRQDLQFLLPLWDRIQNRFRQKQAPSLIYQDLDLIYRMIRDLFTEQIEQLVVDTRYEYEKIQEALDVVDSSLVNRVYYYSGDEPVFDVYGIEAEIERALSRTVWLDCGGYLVFDHTEALTVIDVNTGKYIGKTNLADTVFKTNLEAATEIIRQVRLRDIGGIIIIDFIDMDNEEHRRLVLEKLTEKAKEDRTKSHILGLTGLGLVEMTRKKARQGLDAVLQQTCPYCHGRGKVLTADVVSARTERQLKSYLNGLDSEAVLVEMNQSVAGLLIGPGGSYLRKLEEETGKTIFIRGSETMHVEKHHVLATGSLSEVQELAYPVTVGERYQVKVEEPHANNPYDGIARISGFVIDVQAGGAYVGETVTVEIMEVAKTFARAKVV; this comes from the coding sequence ATGCAGAAGAAAATTGTTATCAACTGTGATAATAAGCAGACCCGCGTTGCCGTACTGGAAGAAGACAAACCGGTGGAGATTTATCTGGAGCGCCCGGTGCATCAACGGGTTGTGGGTAACATTTATAAAGGTGTGGTGGCCAACGTGCTGCCGGGAATGCAGGCCGCTTTTGTAGATATCGGTCTGGAGCGTAATGCTTTTCTTTATGTGGATGATGCGCTGCTACCGGAAGAGAGCAACAACTCCCGCGGCAAAAAGAAAATCGAAGAGCTGCTGCGTCCCGGGGAAGAAGTGATGGTGCAGGTGGTTAAAGAGCCCTTTGGCAGCAAGGGAGCCCGGCTTACCCGCCAGATTACCATCCCCGGCCGTCATTTGGTACTAATGCCCAGTGCGGAGTATACCGGGGTTTCCCGGCGGATAGAAGACCCGGATGAACGGGAACGGTTGCGCCAGATTATTGCCGAGATACGCCCTGAAGGACATGGACTGATTGTGCGTACTGTGGCGGAAGGTTTGGATGATGATGCGTTTCGGCAAGATTTGCAGTTTTTGTTGCCCCTGTGGGACCGCATCCAAAACCGGTTCCGGCAAAAGCAGGCGCCCAGCCTCATCTATCAGGATCTGGATCTGATTTACCGCATGATCCGTGACCTGTTTACTGAACAGATTGAACAGCTGGTGGTGGATACTCGCTATGAGTATGAGAAGATACAGGAAGCATTGGATGTTGTGGACTCATCCCTGGTTAACCGGGTGTATTATTATTCCGGTGACGAGCCGGTTTTTGATGTATATGGCATAGAAGCAGAAATAGAAAGGGCTCTGTCCCGCACGGTCTGGCTTGATTGCGGCGGCTACCTGGTGTTTGACCATACCGAAGCCCTGACCGTAATTGATGTAAATACAGGAAAGTATATCGGGAAAACCAACCTGGCCGACACCGTTTTTAAAACAAACCTGGAGGCCGCCACTGAAATTATCCGACAAGTCAGGCTGCGGGATATCGGCGGTATCATTATTATCGATTTTATTGATATGGATAATGAAGAACATCGTCGCCTGGTATTGGAGAAGTTGACGGAAAAAGCCAAGGAGGACAGGACAAAGTCTCATATTCTGGGACTCACAGGCCTGGGCCTGGTGGAAATGACACGCAAGAAGGCACGTCAGGGCCTGGATGCGGTCCTGCAGCAGACCTGTCCCTATTGCCATGGCCGCGGCAAAGTTCTGACCGCAGACGTGGTAAGTGCCCGCACCGAGCGCCAGTTGAAATCCTATCTTAACGGATTGGATTCAGAAGCGGTGCTGGTGGAAATGAATCAGAGCGTAGCCGGGCTGCTTATCGGTCCCGGCGGCTCGTACTTAAGGAAGCTGGAAGAAGAAACGGGCAAAACCATCTTTATCCGCGGCAGTGAGACAATGCATGTGGAGAAACACCATGTGTTGGCTACCGGCTCCCTCAGTGAAGTACAGGAACTGGCTTACCCGGTGACGGTGGGAGAGCGTTATCAGGTTAAAGTGGAAGAACCCCATGCCAACAACCCTTATGACGGCATTGCCCGCATCAGCGGCTTTGTCATTGATGTGCAGGCCGGAGGAGCGTATGTGGGAGAAACGGTTACTGTGGAAATTATGGAAGTGGCCAAAACATTTGCCCGTGCCAAAGTAGTTTAA
- a CDS encoding TIGR03936 family radical SAM-associated protein, which translates to MRLWIKFAKESPLRFLSHLDLMRAWQRAIRRARLPVAYSAGFNPHPKMSFASALAVGITSEAEYLDIQFTEPLTREQLTALQQALPQGMPMTSWREVQDNTPALMALIRAAEWLVPLTRDVLPELQKRIEQVLQATELTVTREGKKGVKTVDIRPMIYGLHVDEKERLVMLLASGGEGGVRPREVLGLLDVPEAEQHLHRTELLVGVKQCLQSPMHVLLNEKEVSVNAEENCYQL; encoded by the coding sequence ATGCGTTTATGGATTAAATTTGCCAAGGAAAGCCCTTTACGTTTTCTTTCGCACCTGGATTTAATGCGTGCCTGGCAAAGAGCCATTCGGCGCGCCCGTTTGCCGGTGGCTTACAGTGCCGGTTTTAACCCCCATCCCAAAATGTCTTTTGCTTCTGCGTTGGCTGTGGGAATTACCAGTGAAGCAGAATATCTTGATATTCAGTTTACGGAACCACTTACCCGGGAACAATTAACTGCTCTGCAGCAAGCGCTGCCCCAGGGCATGCCCATGACCAGCTGGCGTGAGGTTCAGGATAACACCCCCGCTTTAATGGCACTGATTCGGGCAGCAGAGTGGCTTGTTCCTCTGACCCGTGATGTACTGCCAGAGCTGCAGAAAAGAATAGAGCAAGTTTTACAGGCTACGGAGCTTACTGTGACCCGGGAAGGGAAAAAGGGAGTAAAAACTGTGGATATCAGGCCCATGATCTATGGCCTCCACGTAGATGAAAAAGAACGTCTGGTGATGCTTTTGGCCTCCGGCGGCGAAGGAGGCGTCCGGCCCCGTGAGGTGCTGGGGCTTTTGGATGTTCCTGAAGCTGAACAACATTTGCATCGAACCGAGCTGCTGGTGGGTGTAAAGCAATGCCTGCAGTCCCCCATGCATGTGCTGCTCAATGAAAAAGAGGTGTCCGTCAATGCAGAAGAAAATTGTTATCAACTGTGA